In Phocoena phocoena chromosome 11, mPhoPho1.1, whole genome shotgun sequence, one DNA window encodes the following:
- the IFT27 gene encoding intraflagellar transport protein 27 homolog yields MVKLAAKCILAGDPTVGKTALAQIFRSDGAHFQKNYTLTTGVDLVVKTVPVPDTGDSVELFILDSAGKELYSEMLDKLWESPNVLCLVYDVTNEQSFTSCSKWLEKARSQMPGATLPGVLVGNKTDLASRRVVESAQTRAWALGQGLECFETSVKEMENYKAPFHYLAKQFHHLYREKLEVFQALV; encoded by the exons ATGGTGAAGCTGGCAGCCAAATGCATCCTGGCAG GAGACCCAACCGTGGGCAAGACCGCCCTGGCCCAGATCTTCCGCAGCGACGGAGCCCATTTCCAGAAGAACTACACCCTG ACAACAGGGGTGGATCTGGTGGTGAAGACGGTGCCAGTCCCTGACACAGGGGACAGTGTG GAACTCTTCATTCTTGACTCGGCCGGCAAGGAGCTGTATTCTGAAATGCTGGATAAATTG TGGGAGAGTCCCAACGTCTTGTGTCTCGTCTACGACGTGACCAACGAGCAGTCCTTCACCAGCTGCAGCAAGTGGCTGGAGAAGGCTCGGTCACAGATGCCAGGCGCCACCCTCCCAG GTGTACTGGTGGGGAACAAGACAGACCTGGCCAGCAGGCGAGTGGTGGAGTCGGCCCAGACCCGGGCGTGGGCACTGGGCCAAGGCCTGGAATGTTTTGAAACATCCGTG AAGGAGATGGAAAACTACAAAGCCCCCTTCCACTACCTGGCCAAGCAGTTTCACCACCTGTACCGGGAGAAGCTGGAGGTTTTCCAGGCGCTGGTGTGA